The bacterium region TCTCTCCTCTATCTTCGTATAACTTCCTGAGAGCACGAACCATATGCTCAAGGACTGAAGCCGTCCCTTCATCATAGAAAGGAACATCTATCTCTAAAAGCCCGAAGTCACCACTTTCTTTGATATATTCTGTAATGGTCGAAACCATCCACTGTGCACTATCTGAATATTTCATTTTGTCAACTGGAGCCCATCCTCTAAGAGCAAACCCATCGCTATATTGATAGCAAAGCGCATCTAAAATATCTTTCTTAGCACGGTCGAGATCAAATGTAATAACTCCTTGTGCATGCTGGAGGATATCCCGATAACCTTTTATTCCCCATCTTACCCACGTAGCACCATAAGAAACCTGTTGCTTGTTCCAGATATTAGTAATTCTGTTCAACTCTTCATCCGGAGAGTCTATAGAAATAGGACTAAATTTCTTATTGCGCTCCTCTTTTAACATCTTGAACTCTTCCTCAATCTTCTGAGTATCAAGATATCTATCAATCAAGCGCCTTGCTTCTTCTGTAGGATTATCTACATCAGTAACTCCGACGATAAAATTAAAGACATTTTCCTCTTTCCCCTTCAGAGAGAATTTATTCTGCAATACGCCAACAATAGGTTCTCCTGTCCCAATACTATTTAAACATCTGCCCTCAGAGACAACCTGTGGATTAGTTAATCGGCGATACGTACCCAGAAATGTACGACGGCTTGCATCAAAACCAAAAGGCAAAAAATCTCCGGAGATAAAACCTGCATATTTTGAGTGAGGAAGGCCCTCTGCCCTCTTCCTAGCAATAATACCTTTGATCTCTGGATAGAAATGACCGCTCATAAACATTAAATGTCCATAAGTACGATAACCAGCTAAAGAAAGTTCTGTATAAGTAAATAAACTGATGTTTCTCTTATTATTACCTAAATTCCTCACTTTAAGAGTCCAGAGTTCTAATGGTTCATTTCCCAACGGGACAAAAATACGATATTCCACCTCAATTTTATCGGTAGTGTTTTCAATTACAGTATAACCAAGGCCATGACGGCAAAGATACTTATCGTACTTCTTCTGCACAGGATCCCAGCCTACATTCCAGTATTCACCACTCTCATCGTCTCGCAAATATATAAGGCGACTATCTTGGGGCTGGTTGTGAGCACCGAAAATTACATGGGTAGCCCAACCTTCATCTGTCTGATACCGACTATATCCTTTGCCGAGTTGATCAATATAAGTATAGTAGACATCATTCCACAAGAAATTATCCCAGGGTCTAGGCGTATCGGGCCTTGTTATGATATATTCTTTATTCTTATCGTCAAAATATCCGAATTTGCTCATTTTAATAAATCAAATACCCTGATTTCTTCGGGGAGAAGTGAAATCTCTCCTTTCAGGCCATACTTCTCAGAAGTAAGCCTTACCTTCTTTCCGTTAAAGAGATCCTCCATCTCTGAAAAACCCGCAATGGGTAAGTGAAACCCTGTTGTTATCCGTCTCTTCTCAAGGTTTGTCACAATTACCCACCCTTCATCTTTTTTATTATTAGAGATAAGGTCTAAACGAACTTTACTTTTTCCATTTATTTTAGGGAACTTGCATATACTTCCAATTTTTGCGAGACTTACAATCAATCTTTCATTCGTCTCATTTCTAAATTTAAAGTAATCATATCCAATAAATGAACCTATTAAGATGGCCTTACCTTTGCCGTAATTTGAAAACGTAATAGCAGGTTCTTTCCCTTCTTTAAATATTGCTAAAACTTTTGCACCCTTTAAAATAAACGTCTCCTCACAGAGCATCCCATTAATTTTCTCTCCCTTTTTGATATCGGATAAATCTCTATCCATAATGATAGTTGCTCTTTCGCCTGAAAAATCCCGTCTAGCCCTAACCAACCCCTGCTCCACACCAAAGACCTCTATAAAACCAGCGCCTGGAATTTTGTATCTGAAAGAACCGTCTTTTGTATCCAACGCAGCGAAATAACTTTCCCCGATAAGGGTCCCGCCGTTTCGAACCCATTCTTTTATAATCGCTAAACTTTGCTCATCAAGATACATCGGTACAGGCACATACAATACTGAATAGTTATTAAGCTCTCCTTTATTGATTTCAAGGGTATGCAGAATATCGACATTGAAGTTAGCCTGATAGAGGGCATTATGTAAACCAACCATAGAGTCATGATAAAAATATTCTGTGCCATAAGAGCACCATGAAAATATCTGGTTTTCTGGTGAGAATAATATCGCGATATCTGTTTTTAATCTTTTAAGGCTTAACACCTTATCTTTATTCTTCTGAAGTAACTTACAGCATCTAGAGGCAGTCTCTAACCATGGGGTAGAAGTACCATCAAGCTTAGTTAAACCCCATGCTGGAGACTCCCTACCAAGTGTCTCTGGTCGATACTGCCAGTATTGAAATCCGCTAAAACCAGCTGCTAAAGGAGTAAAAACTGTACGTTTGATCTCTCCATCTTTCAGGACCCTTGGAAAAACCATGGTCATACCGGGCATAGCATGAATTTCAACGCTCCAAACAGGTTTATGCTTTGCACAGCAACGTAAAATGTCACAAGCGAAAGGATCATTTACTAATGTCACACCATGTACATCGCCAGGCTCAGCCATTCTCCATAGGTCGACTCCTGTTGACATCAAATCGAAATACTTCATATCGTGAGTATGGCACATAACTAGATGTCTCTTATCTAGTTTCCTTATAAGCTGCATCTGCTCAAGATTTACCTCTGCCATCCTTTCGATAAAAAACATCCTCCAGTCAATCATTGAAACAAACATATCTCGGCTACGTGGAATTTCAATTTCTTCCCAATTTTGATAATTTTTATGCCAACATTTATTCAACCCACTAAGGCCTTTGTATTTTTTCTTAAGCCATTCTTTGAAAGCTGTCCTGCAACTCTCACAATAGCACAACAAAAACTCAATATTTCTATAGTCTTTCCCAACAACCCGGTGAATAGAATGTCCTAGGTCCGGTTCACCCCAGCTATTCCAAATATATAATGCCTTGTGGCCTCGATATCTTTTTACAGTTTCTGCAAGGAACTCCATCCTGATTTCCATACTCTTTCTATGATTGATGCAACCACCTCCTACACCGCCAATCTGTCTTGCAGCAAATTCAACAGGGCCTACGTATCTTCCATAGATAGTTTCAAGCCGACTCTCAGGAAATTGATTAAATATCCAAGCCGGGACTGAATCATATTTTGGGCTCATGTTGACTTTAATATCGTATTTGATAGCCAGATCCATAAGTCTATCAATATCTTCAAAATAATATTTCCCTGCCTTCGGATTACTCCATCGCCACATAACCCAAATTTCAATCATATTAAAACCATACCTTTTTATATTCTTAAAATCTTTTTCCCATTCTGAAGGCTTAGGAGTAGGAACACGATAATAATGAGCACCAAAAGGTATGATATTTATCGAATGTTTCATGATTTCAACTCCCCTATTTCATCACGGTTATGATATTTTCAGGAAAGTTTAAGCTATA contains the following coding sequences:
- a CDS encoding beta-galactosidase gives rise to the protein MKHSINIIPFGAHYYRVPTPKPSEWEKDFKNIKRYGFNMIEIWVMWRWSNPKAGKYYFEDIDRLMDLAIKYDIKVNMSPKYDSVPAWIFNQFPESRLETIYGRYVGPVEFAARQIGGVGGGCINHRKSMEIRMEFLAETVKRYRGHKALYIWNSWGEPDLGHSIHRVVGKDYRNIEFLLCYCESCRTAFKEWLKKKYKGLSGLNKCWHKNYQNWEEIEIPRSRDMFVSMIDWRMFFIERMAEVNLEQMQLIRKLDKRHLVMCHTHDMKYFDLMSTGVDLWRMAEPGDVHGVTLVNDPFACDILRCCAKHKPVWSVEIHAMPGMTMVFPRVLKDGEIKRTVFTPLAAGFSGFQYWQYRPETLGRESPAWGLTKLDGTSTPWLETASRCCKLLQKNKDKVLSLKRLKTDIAILFSPENQIFSWCSYGTEYFYHDSMVGLHNALYQANFNVDILHTLEINKGELNNYSVLYVPVPMYLDEQSLAIIKEWVRNGGTLIGESYFAALDTKDGSFRYKIPGAGFIEVFGVEQGLVRARRDFSGERATIIMDRDLSDIKKGEKINGMLCEETFILKGAKVLAIFKEGKEPAITFSNYGKGKAILIGSFIGYDYFKFRNETNERLIVSLAKIGSICKFPKINGKSKVRLDLISNNKKDEGWVIVTNLEKRRITTGFHLPIAGFSEMEDLFNGKKVRLTSEKYGLKGEISLLPEEIRVFDLLK